The DNA region tttgctttcttttttttttttttttgctttgtgttATTGCTCGAATTGAGCCAGAGGAAGATTCCTGAAGAACCCAATGCGCCACTCTCACGTGTGACAAAgatttagtattattattattattattattatcattattattattattattgtggtggtggggggggggaggggaaagaagatTCCTACTAGGAGACGTTTTATCGTAATGTATAGATATCTCGCCAGTCGAAACTACGCTTAAATTTAGTTAATTTCCAAAGGTAACAGTTAGGACGCGTGATATAAACAGGTATTTTGCCGGCCTTTAGAGCGCCATGTAGATTTGACTACTTTGGAActttggaatatgaataatgtaTAACATGTATTTCACATTGCTCAAACATTGACATGTTTAAGCGTAAAATTCAATTCAGACCCTACTGAAGTGAATGCTTTCTTTAATAAAATTGCGGTTTCAAACAAACTTGGTTACCACTATACGTCATTCCCAATGTGTACACAAGAAAGCTATCAATGCAACAGTATTATGATATCATGAGGTACATTATtgtgattttcattttgtacagcAGTCTAATGTTGCGTCCAGTGCCAGTAACATGACTATTTCCCTGACAGCATTTTGTCTCTGTTCTTGTGATTCTCCCGCAGGATTTGGACAGAGCCTTGCCTTCTCTCCTTGCATTGTTATAATTGGCTACTTCTTCCACCGCCATCTGTCTTTAGCCACTGGCATCGTAATGTCCGGTATGGGAACTGGGATTCTCGTAATGCCACCACTGACCCAGTGGTTGTGCGACTCATACGGCTGGAGAGGCGCCTTTTTGGTATTGTCCGCTCTCTTCTTCAACGTGATCGTTTGTGGCATGATATTTGTACCAACGCCTGCTGAGTTGGCGGCTATTGGTAGACGACGAGCTGAACTTTCGGGTGGACGCGGTGGGAGCCCTTTTGAGCGAGGTGGTGGTGACGGTGCTTGCGCAACCTTTGTGAGTAGCAGTAACCTGAATCAGGAGGAGCATGCGCTCACAGACCAAACGACAACGTCCCTCGACTCTAATAGTGGAAATCTGCAAGTCGCGAATGGCGCGTCAACTCTTACACGCATTTCCAATGCAAGCAAGTCAGTAGTTCTTTGTTTGAACCTTCGCCTGATCTGGACAAACAAGCggatgagctgtgtgtgcgtgaTGGCCACTTTCCAGGCATTGGGCTATTATTCAACACTACTGTATATTCCATCACGTGCTTTCTATGACCTTGGACTACCGAAGCAGACTGCGTCACTCATCATGTCAACAGTTGGCATCAGCAGCCAAGCTGGCCGTGCTGTTCAGGGACCACTGATAGACAGTGGCACTATATCGGTCTTCACATTGGCGCCACTTGCCTTAGTCTTCAGCTCAGCCAGCTCACTGCTAAAC from Diadema setosum chromosome 1, eeDiaSeto1, whole genome shotgun sequence includes:
- the LOC140246684 gene encoding monocarboxylate transporter 12-like codes for the protein MTERRFGQSLAFSPCIVIIGYFFHRHLSLATGIVMSGMGTGILVMPPLTQWLCDSYGWRGAFLVLSALFFNVIVCGMIFVPTPAELAAIGRRRAELSGGRGGSPFERGGGDGACATFVSSSNLNQEEHALTDQTTTSLDSNSGNLQVANGASTLTRISNASKSVVLCLNLRLIWTNKRMSCVCVMATFQALGYYSTLLYIPSRAFYDLGLPKQTASLIMSTVGISSQAGRAVQGPLIDSGTISVFTLAPLALVFSSASSLLNPLANTFICQEILAVTFGFYSAGVFQGLVPTYRRN